TGGGATTCGATGAGCGAGCGCAGGTAGTCGGCGTACTCCTCCTTGGTGGACCAGGCGGGCAGCTCGACGCTGCCGAGCCGTTCCAGCAGGTTGGCGAATATCTCCTCGTGCTTGCTCTCCTCGTCCGCCAGGTAGCGGAAGAAGTCGCGCAGTTCCTCGTTCTGGGCCTTGTCCGCCACCCGCAGGTAGAACTCCCGTCCCTTCTGTTCGATCTCAACGGCCGCCTTGGCGACCTCGTTGGCGTGGAAGAAGTGAGCCATGGTTTCTCCCGTTTGCTGTCTTTTCGTCTCCCCCGGTCCCGCCTACAGTTCGTTGGGCAGCTGCTTGAGTTCTTCGTAGGTGAAGACGGGTCCGTCCTTGCAGACGTATTTGGTGCCGATGTTGCACCGGCCGCAGATGCCCACGCCGCATTTCATGCGTTTTTCCAGGGTTGTTATGATCTGATTGTCTTGAAAGCCGAGTTTATGCAAGGCCTGGATGGTGAATTTGATCATGATGGGGGGGCCGCAGGTGACGGCCACGGTGTTCTCCGGCGAGGGCTCCATCTCCAGGAGCACGTTGGGGA
Above is a genomic segment from Desulfohalovibrio reitneri containing:
- a CDS encoding ferritin-like domain-containing protein; protein product: MAHFFHANEVAKAAVEIEQKGREFYLRVADKAQNEELRDFFRYLADEESKHEEIFANLLERLGSVELPAWSTKEEYADYLRSLIESHSLFNGGLAEKYMSDADDADTAIRMAMGFEKDTILFFMEMRDMVPAKERGAVERCIDEERLHLRRLDEMLTRMRQS